The following coding sequences are from one Methanococcoides orientis window:
- a CDS encoding aldolase, with the protein MAKYGKKLVDHGLVESNFGNISVRIADKMIITRSGAALDEITENSVVEVPIERTSELDKVASTETIVHRAIYRNTTALAILHAHCPYSVTQTLLADSDNIIPLDSEGIHFLHEIPIFKGMMGTAELAEGAAEALSEHRGAIAYSHGTFAIGKTLTDAYIITTQIEHSCRIKYLVDLAKK; encoded by the coding sequence ATGGCAAAATATGGGAAAAAGCTGGTAGATCATGGACTGGTAGAGTCCAATTTTGGAAATATCAGCGTACGTATCGCAGACAAAATGATAATAACACGGAGTGGTGCAGCACTTGATGAGATCACTGAGAACAGTGTAGTGGAAGTTCCCATTGAGAGAACATCGGAACTCGACAAGGTAGCGTCCACAGAGACCATCGTACACCGTGCCATTTACAGGAACACAACTGCTCTTGCTATCCTGCATGCACACTGCCCATATTCGGTGACCCAGACCCTTTTAGCAGATTCAGACAATATAATCCCCCTTGACAGTGAAGGCATACACTTCCTTCACGAGATACCCATATTCAAAGGAATGATGGGAACCGCTGAACTGGCAGAGGGAGCAGCAGAAGCACTTTCTGAACACCGAGGAGCGATCGCATACAGCCATGGCACCTTTGCAATAGGAAAGACGCTTACTGATGCTTACATAATCACAACCCAGATAGAGCATTCCTGCAGGATCAAATATCTTGTAGATCTTGCAAAGAAGTGA
- a CDS encoding arsenic resistance protein produces MEKAKYMSSIEKYQSVFILTSVVSGLILGHIPIIQKYAGFFIVPFLMVMLYGIFLQVPLHQLKNSFKNWKFAKVSASINFIFNPLLAFVLGFFFLKDTPTLWIGFIMLMVTPCTDWYLLFTGIARGNVPLSASILPMNLILQLILLPIYLLIFTGTIATIDSSLLIESVLLVLFIPFSLSLISKITVPKIKGEYWLEESIFPKLDHVQFSFLNLAIISMFASQGEQLIQNPLILLELLTPILLFFIIVFIVGQIVGRYLGFSYKDTASLNLTTLARNSPIVLAIALTAFPEEPLIALALVIGPLIELPVLGIISHTLLWIRKGWGC; encoded by the coding sequence ATGGAAAAGGCGAAATATATGAGTTCCATTGAAAAGTACCAATCCGTCTTTATTTTAACATCCGTAGTATCTGGATTAATTCTTGGTCACATACCAATAATCCAAAAATATGCAGGGTTTTTTATTGTTCCTTTTCTAATGGTTATGTTATATGGTATTTTTTTACAGGTTCCTCTCCATCAATTGAAGAATTCTTTTAAAAATTGGAAGTTTGCAAAGGTAAGCGCTAGTATAAATTTCATATTTAATCCACTGTTAGCCTTTGTGCTAGGATTTTTCTTCTTAAAAGATACGCCTACATTGTGGATAGGTTTTATTATGCTCATGGTAACTCCCTGCACTGATTGGTATTTGCTTTTTACAGGTATTGCACGCGGTAATGTTCCACTTTCAGCATCCATCCTTCCTATGAATCTCATCCTTCAATTGATATTACTGCCCATATATCTATTAATTTTTACAGGAACTATTGCAACTATTGATTCCTCTTTACTTATTGAGAGTGTACTCCTTGTGCTCTTTATTCCTTTTTCTCTATCACTTATCTCAAAGATAACAGTTCCAAAAATTAAGGGAGAATATTGGCTTGAAGAAAGTATCTTTCCAAAACTTGATCATGTACAGTTTTCTTTTTTAAATCTTGCAATCATCTCTATGTTTGCTTCACAGGGAGAGCAATTAATTCAAAACCCACTGATCCTGTTGGAACTTCTAACCCCAATCCTGCTATTTTTTATAATTGTATTCATTGTTGGACAGATTGTTGGAAGGTATCTTGGTTTTTCTTACAAGGATACTGCCAGTTTAAATCTGACAACTCTTGCCCGCAACTCCCCGATAGTGTTAGCAATTGCACTCACTGCTTTTCCAGAGGAACCATTGATTGCATTGGCACTGGTAATCGGTCCTTTAATAGAGCTACCCGTGTTGGGAATCATATCTCATACCTTGCTATGGATCAGGAAAGGATGGGGATGTTAG
- a CDS encoding PUA domain-containing protein, translating to MDKKAKMIKKVRIMADYQFGKGCGDILFSDDVTFQLSRTKRIRQIMIDGKRIATARARDGMLTLSMDAATAIHAHVPAPGLRVTVCDDAVPFVSKGKTTFAKHVTSIDPGLRSGDEVIIVDENDRAIATGQLMLSPDEVEALDTGAAVDVRCGCEQ from the coding sequence ATGGATAAAAAGGCGAAGATGATCAAAAAGGTTCGTATTATGGCTGACTACCAGTTCGGCAAGGGATGTGGAGATATTCTTTTTTCTGATGACGTGACCTTCCAGCTCTCAAGGACAAAACGTATCAGGCAGATCATGATCGATGGCAAGCGTATCGCAACAGCAAGAGCAAGGGATGGAATGCTCACACTTAGCATGGACGCGGCCACAGCGATCCACGCACACGTTCCTGCACCTGGCCTTAGAGTGACAGTATGCGATGATGCAGTACCTTTTGTTTCAAAAGGAAAGACCACATTCGCAAAACATGTGACATCCATAGACCCCGGTCTTCGAAGCGGCGATGAGGTAATCATTGTAGATGAGAACGACAGGGCCATTGCTACCGGACAGCTCATGCTTTCACCCGATGAGGTTGAAGCACTTGATACCGGCGCTGCAGTGGACGTACGTTGCGGATGTGAACAGTAA
- a CDS encoding c-type cytochrome gives MAKRIVMTFVLIGIVLAVAGCVYERTPYNMPHQEYGWNEPGFMYPDQYDPSLDSNIITEFDSNGEMIYYTGFNANEQQIPVSGGPHWLYVHGGSCVSCHGVDGKGGVPIMMGTVIPPDITYETLTAEEEHEDEHEEHPPYTDETIKVAIREGKDPSGEELDYTMPKWDMSDADIEDLINYLKTL, from the coding sequence TTGGCAAAAAGAATTGTCATGACATTTGTTTTGATTGGAATAGTACTAGCAGTGGCTGGATGTGTGTACGAAAGGACTCCTTACAACATGCCACATCAAGAGTATGGATGGAATGAGCCTGGATTCATGTATCCTGATCAATATGATCCATCATTGGATTCCAATATTATTACAGAATTTGACTCTAACGGAGAAATGATCTATTATACTGGGTTTAATGCGAATGAACAACAAATACCAGTAAGTGGTGGACCTCATTGGCTTTATGTTCACGGTGGTAGTTGTGTAAGTTGTCATGGAGTAGATGGCAAAGGTGGAGTACCAATCATGATGGGCACTGTGATTCCTCCAGATATAACCTATGAAACTCTGACTGCTGAAGAAGAGCACGAGGATGAACATGAGGAACATCCTCCATATACCGACGAAACAATCAAGGTTGCCATAAGGGAAGGCAAGGATCCTTCTGGTGAGGAACTTGATTACACAATGCCAAAGTGGGACATGTCAGATGCGGATATTGAAGATCTGATTAACTATCTGAAAACACTTTGA
- a CDS encoding archease: MQFPDLKYEYLEHTADAKFKAYGKTMEEAFENAAVAMFNVMINTSKVDCKHTEEIKLTAPDIDDLLVDWLSELLFLFEVDFIAFGEFKVESITQVNGEYTISAQASGEEIDLEKHEIDTEVKAVTYNDLKAEEVPEGFMVQVTVDT; encoded by the coding sequence ATGCAGTTTCCTGACCTGAAATATGAATATCTTGAACATACCGCAGATGCAAAGTTCAAAGCCTACGGAAAAACAATGGAAGAGGCTTTTGAGAACGCAGCTGTTGCCATGTTCAACGTAATGATCAATACATCAAAGGTTGACTGCAAACACACAGAAGAAATCAAACTTACAGCACCTGACATAGACGATCTTTTGGTTGACTGGCTCTCAGAACTTCTGTTCCTCTTCGAAGTGGATTTCATAGCCTTCGGAGAGTTCAAAGTGGAGAGTATCACACAGGTGAATGGCGAATACACAATATCAGCACAAGCAAGCGGTGAAGAGATCGATCTTGAAAAACACGAGATCGATACCGAAGTCAAAGCTGTGACCTACAATGACCTGAAGGCAGAGGAAGTTCCGGAAGGTTTCATGGTACAGGTAACAGTTGACACATGA
- a CDS encoding class I SAM-dependent methyltransferase has translation MKIRESGMPDEGKWEGFFEPYEILKTLGLNNSTIDVADFGCGYGTFTIPVSKIINGKVYAIDIESEMIDITEQKAKVENLSNVETALRDFMSEGSGLKKESVDYVILSNILHGEEPEKLLREAYRILSPKGKVGIIHWNHDPTTPRGPPMKIRIKPEQCIEWAISSGFKISGVYDLKPYHYGIVANKER, from the coding sequence ATGAAAATTAGAGAAAGTGGAATGCCTGATGAAGGTAAATGGGAAGGATTTTTTGAACCATATGAAATCCTTAAAACATTAGGTCTGAATAATAGTACTATTGATGTAGCAGATTTTGGTTGCGGTTATGGAACTTTTACAATTCCAGTTTCAAAGATAATAAATGGGAAGGTCTACGCTATCGACATAGAGTCGGAAATGATAGATATCACAGAGCAAAAGGCAAAAGTTGAGAATTTAAGTAATGTTGAAACGGCGCTTCGTGATTTTATGTCAGAAGGTAGCGGTCTTAAAAAAGAAAGCGTAGATTATGTTATTCTTTCTAATATTTTACATGGGGAAGAGCCAGAAAAACTACTCAGAGAGGCTTACAGAATCCTGAGTCCAAAAGGAAAAGTAGGTATTATTCATTGGAATCATGATCCGACAACTCCAAGAGGACCACCGATGAAAATTCGAATTAAGCCAGAACAATGTATTGAATGGGCCATATCTTCAGGATTCAAAATTTCAGGCGTATATGATCTTAAACCATATCATTATGGAATTGTCGCTAATAAGGAGAGATGA
- a CDS encoding threonyl-tRNA synthetase editing domain-containing protein, producing the protein MKILMFDTEYFWYDTFSKTLDHVEDTEKEEKIADNAVVFIHVEVEDEERKNKVVKSAVKSLKWYLNKVNKEKIVLHSFAHLSSSTSSPEFAAEVISEIKEKLENKGIEVHTTPFGYFSEFSIHVRGESLAKVFKEI; encoded by the coding sequence ATGAAGATATTAATGTTTGATACCGAATATTTTTGGTATGATACTTTCAGCAAGACCCTTGACCACGTAGAGGACACCGAAAAAGAGGAAAAAATAGCAGATAATGCTGTTGTTTTCATTCATGTTGAAGTTGAGGATGAAGAGAGAAAAAATAAGGTCGTAAAAAGTGCAGTGAAAAGTTTGAAGTGGTATCTTAATAAAGTAAATAAAGAAAAAATAGTCCTGCATTCTTTTGCACATCTCTCATCAAGTACGTCATCTCCTGAATTTGCAGCAGAAGTTATTTCTGAAATTAAAGAAAAACTGGAAAATAAAGGAATAGAGGTCCATACAACACCCTTTGGATACTTCTCTGAGTTTTCGATTCATGTTCGCGGCGAATCCCTTGCAAAAGTTTTCAAAGAAATTTGA
- a CDS encoding ABC1 kinase family protein — protein MLEKSKRYGAIIRVFLKYNLFSLMYKDIHKDYISNKKCTCALDLKNRSNAAKLRLAFEELGPSFIKLGQMLSKRPDLVPYTYLLELEELQDKVKPLDFDKMRESFETECICEMGKGKHEHNPTCYHCNDILDVFDELDTTPIASASIGQVYQGVLNGKKVAVKIARPNLIDTINLDLEIINDLKPIFIKLMGVGDNFDSDLFLREFREMLHNELDYKTEAMNMMRFYENFEDVKDVIIPKVHLDYCRESVLVMDFVEGTLVKDVDDIGQELKSRYVQLISSSYLKQVYLDGFYHADPHGGNIVVKDGTIAFIDFGAVGKIDDELRRNMLNLFYAINKKKVDMAADAFLKIGKLNKEDLDISRFKWDIDELITKQHRGIGERKSDNYALLALKYNMSLPSAFSTLERALILVEAVCLNLDSNYNVMDEVRPIISKALKERYSPMHAVEFVQMEGDEYVDIFKNLPSGINDVIETIRGYKLERLEAKSNTLKRYRLLGESMRYTLLIALIISSVYLIIQGDFSSLGIVGFLVSLIMSAYTLRSSL, from the coding sequence ATGTTGGAAAAATCCAAACGATATGGGGCTATCATTAGAGTGTTCTTGAAGTATAATCTATTTTCACTGATGTATAAGGATATTCATAAAGATTACATTTCCAACAAGAAATGCACATGTGCTTTAGATTTAAAGAATCGTAGCAATGCTGCAAAGCTTCGTCTTGCTTTTGAGGAACTTGGACCAAGTTTTATTAAATTAGGTCAGATGTTGAGCAAGCGTCCTGATTTAGTTCCATACACCTACCTATTGGAACTCGAAGAATTACAGGATAAAGTCAAACCGCTTGACTTTGATAAGATGCGTGAATCCTTTGAAACCGAATGCATCTGCGAGATGGGGAAGGGGAAACATGAACATAATCCAACCTGTTATCATTGTAATGACATATTGGACGTATTCGATGAACTTGATACAACACCAATAGCAAGTGCATCAATAGGCCAGGTATACCAAGGGGTTCTTAATGGAAAGAAGGTTGCAGTGAAGATTGCGCGTCCAAATCTAATTGATACAATTAATTTAGACCTCGAAATAATCAATGATCTAAAACCAATCTTTATAAAATTAATGGGAGTTGGAGACAACTTTGATTCTGACCTATTTCTTCGAGAATTTAGAGAAATGCTTCATAATGAGCTTGATTACAAAACCGAAGCCATGAACATGATGCGCTTCTATGAGAATTTTGAAGACGTAAAAGATGTTATCATTCCAAAGGTCCACCTTGATTACTGTAGAGAAAGCGTACTGGTAATGGATTTTGTAGAAGGAACTTTGGTTAAAGATGTAGATGACATTGGTCAGGAACTAAAATCTCGATATGTCCAACTTATAAGCTCGAGTTACCTGAAGCAAGTATATCTGGATGGATTTTACCACGCCGATCCACATGGTGGAAATATTGTAGTAAAAGATGGTACAATAGCGTTCATTGATTTTGGTGCAGTGGGTAAAATCGATGATGAGTTAAGGCGTAATATGTTGAACTTGTTCTATGCTATAAACAAAAAGAAAGTGGATATGGCAGCGGATGCATTTTTGAAAATAGGTAAGCTGAACAAAGAGGATCTCGATATTTCAAGATTTAAGTGGGATATTGATGAACTAATTACAAAGCAACATAGGGGTATTGGAGAACGGAAAAGTGATAATTATGCACTTCTTGCTTTGAAATACAATATGTCCCTTCCGAGTGCATTTTCTACACTCGAACGTGCACTTATACTTGTTGAAGCGGTCTGCCTTAACCTTGATTCGAACTACAATGTCATGGATGAAGTGCGTCCAATCATATCCAAAGCCCTAAAAGAACGGTATTCACCAATGCATGCTGTTGAATTCGTCCAAATGGAAGGCGATGAATATGTAGACATATTCAAAAACCTACCGTCTGGAATCAATGACGTAATTGAAACTATCCGTGGATACAAACTTGAAAGATTAGAAGCCAAGAGCAATACTCTCAAAAGATACCGCCTACTTGGGGAATCAATGAGATATACATTACTAATAGCCTTGATAATCTCATCTGTGTATCTGATTATTCAAGGAGACTTCAGTTCTTTGGGAATTGTTGGATTTTTAGTATCACTGATCATGAGTGCCTATACGTTGAGAAGCTCTTTATGA
- a CDS encoding ArsR/SmtB family transcription factor: protein MGKTMQQIVSVGEAISHPLRLKLLYMLSEREWYVYELAKELSVSRQVLYLHLKRLEKAGFVESDLRLEDDDMRAKKFFRLKEFKVSLGIDDLKKLFE, encoded by the coding sequence ATGGGAAAAACAATGCAGCAGATAGTATCTGTAGGTGAGGCTATTTCACATCCACTAAGACTCAAGCTTCTCTATATGCTTTCAGAGAGGGAATGGTATGTGTATGAACTTGCTAAAGAGCTCAGCGTTTCCCGACAGGTCCTGTATCTCCACTTGAAACGCCTCGAAAAAGCTGGATTTGTGGAAAGTGATCTTCGTCTTGAAGATGACGACATGAGAGCAAAGAAATTCTTCAGGCTCAAGGAATTTAAAGTTTCACTTGGTATTGATGATCTGAAAAAGCTCTTTGAGTGA
- a CDS encoding CDP-alcohol phosphatidyltransferase family protein has protein sequence MTIDALRPAATRILDPVAIAIARRRISPNSLSIASFGFAVLAGICFYFSVERPYFALAAILFVGLNSAFDALDGAVARYLRTDSKKGDFLDHVIDRYSDVFIICGMFFGGHVQWQIGTITIILVLLVSYLGTQAQALGIGRFYGGIMGRADRLVLILVASLAYYIYSEPVLGYTMIGWCIIVIGLGSHITTIQRMGSIWKRL, from the coding sequence ATGACCATTGACGCATTAAGACCTGCTGCCACAAGAATACTTGATCCGGTAGCTATAGCGATCGCAAGAAGGAGAATATCACCAAATTCCCTTTCGATAGCTTCCTTTGGATTTGCAGTACTGGCAGGTATCTGTTTCTATTTCTCGGTCGAAAGGCCATACTTTGCACTTGCAGCCATACTTTTTGTCGGGCTCAATTCAGCCTTTGATGCACTTGACGGCGCGGTAGCAAGGTACCTTCGCACAGATAGCAAGAAAGGCGACTTCCTTGACCATGTAATAGACCGTTATTCCGATGTGTTCATCATCTGCGGAATGTTCTTCGGCGGGCATGTGCAATGGCAGATCGGCACCATAACCATCATCCTGGTCTTGCTTGTAAGCTATTTGGGAACACAGGCACAGGCACTGGGTATCGGAAGATTCTACGGCGGGATCATGGGCAGAGCTGACAGACTGGTGCTGATACTGGTTGCCTCACTAGCATATTACATCTACAGTGAACCTGTCCTGGGATACACAATGATAGGCTGGTGCATAATCGTCATAGGTCTCGGAAGCCATATCACAACGATACAGAGAATGGGCAGCATATGGAAGCGCCTCTAA
- a CDS encoding PepSY domain-containing protein — protein sequence MKKITNMFLVGAILLVGAGMIGLTVQTDTAQAAYGSGWGGCPAYGSGYSGYYQPAAYSGYSDLNVESIEDALDIAREQIDADVNEENIYQMGRWWIVYYTNDDGVVMQSYIDAFTGEVVDTTDQTYNYANTGRGYGMMYGAGYGYGMGHGPGMGYGRMYRY from the coding sequence ATGAAAAAAATAACAAACATGTTTTTGGTCGGTGCTATACTTCTTGTGGGTGCAGGAATGATTGGCTTGACGGTACAAACTGACACGGCTCAGGCTGCTTATGGATCAGGATGGGGTGGATGCCCTGCATATGGTTCAGGATATTCGGGTTATTACCAGCCAGCTGCCTATTCAGGATATTCTGATCTGAATGTCGAAAGCATTGAAGATGCACTGGATATAGCCAGGGAGCAAATCGATGCTGATGTGAATGAGGAGAATATCTACCAGATGGGCAGATGGTGGATTGTGTATTACACGAACGATGATGGTGTCGTAATGCAAAGCTACATCGATGCATTCACAGGAGAAGTGGTAGATACTACAGATCAAACATACAACTATGCCAATACAGGACGTGGATATGGCATGATGTACGGTGCTGGCTATGGCTATGGTATGGGTCATGGTCCAGGAATGGGCTATGGCAGAATGTATCGTTACTGA
- a CDS encoding polymer-forming cytoskeletal protein: protein MEEHNIVLDGDIIVGNHSDIRYGLIADSAILGERVEVSGDINARSDIRIDIWSHIGGTVKTKENAYIGEFVSIDGKLVVKGDLDIGNNVKISDGFEAKGWIVVRNPVPVIAYLFLYLTELLRMGKDEEVEKALSEMFDEEVETIGTTAMIIPNGSKISIDSIRVPSNAVIGSDCRLVGNIRATSLDLANGTTLYGSIRTMNTVNLGENNTIHGNIVSRGDVHINKGTHILGEINANSIRIHESARVDGVMRASGGIVFDREEEDVLNEKELMTLDI, encoded by the coding sequence ATGGAAGAGCACAATATCGTGCTGGATGGAGACATCATAGTAGGTAACCATTCAGATATACGATATGGCCTGATAGCTGATTCTGCGATCCTCGGAGAAAGGGTTGAGGTTTCCGGCGATATCAATGCCAGATCAGACATCAGGATCGATATCTGGTCCCACATTGGCGGAACTGTCAAGACAAAAGAGAACGCCTACATCGGAGAGTTCGTCTCCATTGACGGGAAGCTTGTGGTCAAAGGTGACCTTGATATCGGCAACAATGTAAAGATCAGTGACGGATTCGAGGCAAAGGGATGGATCGTTGTAAGGAACCCGGTCCCCGTAATAGCATATCTTTTCCTGTACCTGACCGAACTTTTACGCATGGGCAAGGATGAAGAGGTCGAAAAGGCATTAAGTGAAATGTTTGACGAAGAAGTTGAGACCATCGGCACTACTGCCATGATCATACCAAACGGCTCCAAGATCTCCATCGATTCCATAAGAGTTCCTTCAAATGCTGTTATCGGAAGCGATTGCCGCCTTGTGGGAAACATCCGCGCCACTTCACTTGACCTGGCAAATGGCACTACACTCTACGGAAGCATACGTACCATGAACACAGTGAACCTTGGTGAGAACAACACCATACACGGGAACATAGTTTCACGTGGAGATGTACACATCAATAAAGGTACACACATCCTTGGAGAGATCAATGCCAATTCCATAAGGATACATGAAAGCGCACGTGTGGACGGTGTCATGAGAGCATCAGGCGGGATCGTCTTCGACCGTGAAGAAGAGGATGTCCTCAATGAGAAAGAATTGATGACACTCGATAT
- a CDS encoding RtcB family protein encodes MEDAGSIKESLKRIDDNIWEIPIGSKPGMNVPGRIYLSDKLIHNLEPEALDQVANVAMLPGIQKYSMAMPDAHLGYGFPIGGVAAFDEEEGVISPGGVGFDINCGVRLVRSNLTVEDVRPVMKELTEKLFQSVPAGVGSKSRLRASDSELDDIFLHGSRWAVENGYGEKADLEHCEGGGCIEGGDVSHISTKARKRGRPQAGTLGSGNHFLEVQYVDKIYDQEVADNFGLEEGQVSFMIHCGSRGTGHQICTDHLRTISQASKKYKIALPDKQLACAPAQSDEAQNYFRSMICAANYAWNNRQIITHWTREIISDVFRSDIDELGLDLVYDVAHNVAKLEEHTVDGKKKNVYVHRKGATRAFPPGHKDVPQAYRDVGQPVLIPGSMGTASFVLHGAEASMDISFGSACHGAGRVMSRAHAKKEFHGEDIKSDLEKSGIMVRAAHPSVIAEEAPGVYKSSSDVVNVVHDLGIARKVARMMPLGVVKG; translated from the coding sequence ATGGAAGATGCAGGCAGCATAAAGGAATCACTCAAAAGGATAGACGATAATATATGGGAGATCCCGATCGGATCGAAACCAGGAATGAACGTCCCGGGAAGGATATATCTCTCAGACAAACTTATCCACAACCTTGAACCGGAAGCACTCGACCAGGTCGCAAACGTGGCAATGCTCCCCGGAATACAGAAATACTCCATGGCGATGCCTGATGCACACCTTGGATACGGGTTTCCCATAGGAGGCGTTGCCGCCTTTGATGAGGAAGAGGGGGTTATCAGCCCGGGAGGCGTGGGTTTTGACATCAACTGCGGAGTACGCCTTGTCAGGTCCAACCTCACTGTTGAAGATGTCCGTCCGGTAATGAAAGAACTTACTGAGAAACTATTCCAGTCAGTACCTGCGGGCGTAGGTTCCAAAAGCCGACTGAGGGCATCTGATAGCGAACTGGATGATATTTTCCTGCATGGCTCCCGCTGGGCAGTTGAGAACGGTTACGGTGAGAAGGCAGACCTTGAACACTGTGAAGGTGGCGGATGCATAGAAGGCGGAGATGTAAGCCACATAAGCACCAAGGCACGCAAGAGGGGACGGCCACAGGCAGGAACATTAGGCAGCGGCAACCACTTCCTTGAAGTGCAGTATGTCGATAAGATATACGATCAGGAAGTTGCTGATAACTTTGGTCTGGAAGAAGGACAGGTATCATTCATGATCCACTGTGGTTCAAGAGGCACTGGTCACCAGATCTGTACCGATCACCTGCGTACCATCTCACAGGCTTCAAAGAAGTACAAGATAGCACTTCCTGACAAACAGCTTGCATGTGCTCCGGCACAGTCCGATGAAGCACAGAACTACTTCAGGTCCATGATATGTGCTGCCAACTATGCATGGAACAACAGGCAGATAATCACCCACTGGACCAGAGAGATCATTTCAGATGTTTTCAGGTCTGACATCGACGAGCTTGGGCTCGATCTGGTCTATGACGTTGCACACAATGTAGCAAAACTGGAAGAGCATACCGTGGACGGTAAGAAAAAGAATGTCTACGTCCACAGGAAAGGAGCTACAAGAGCATTCCCCCCAGGACATAAGGACGTTCCACAGGCATACCGCGATGTGGGCCAGCCGGTATTGATACCTGGAAGCATGGGAACAGCTTCGTTCGTACTTCATGGAGCAGAAGCTTCAATGGACATCTCTTTCGGAAGCGCATGCCACGGAGCGGGCAGGGTAATGAGCCGTGCACATGCAAAGAAGGAGTTCCACGGCGAAGACATCAAGAGCGATCTTGAAAAAAGCGGGATCATGGTAAGGGCTGCACATCCATCCGTGATCGCGGAGGAAGCACCTGGAGTTTACAAGTCCAGCAGTGATGTTGTCAATGTTGTGCATGATCTTGGCATCGCAAGAAAGGTTGCCAGAATGATGCCCCTTGGTGTTGTTAAAGGCTGA